The Chthoniobacterales bacterium genome includes a window with the following:
- the gspG gene encoding type II secretion system major pseudopilin GspG, whose translation MKKPMLLGRQSAFTLLEIMLVISIIVILLGVAINKLGNTTGMAKGVAVKADIQAIGTQLKLYESMNGYAPSTEQGLQALVTQPSTDPKPQRWYQLFKEIPKDPWGNNYIYLSPGRRNSTSYDLYSAGPDRKADSADDDWGG comes from the coding sequence ATGAAAAAGCCAATGCTCCTCGGTCGACAGAGCGCGTTCACTCTGTTGGAAATCATGCTGGTGATTAGTATCATCGTCATTCTTTTGGGCGTGGCGATCAACAAGCTCGGTAATACCACGGGAATGGCCAAGGGTGTGGCCGTGAAAGCGGACATCCAGGCGATTGGCACGCAGCTAAAGCTTTACGAAAGCATGAATGGATACGCACCGTCCACCGAGCAGGGACTCCAGGCTCTCGTGACTCAACCTTCCACCGACCCGAAACCACAGCGGTGGTATCAGCTCTTCAAGGAAATTCCGAAAGATCCCTGGGGAAATAACTATATCTATCTCTCTCCCGGCCGGCGGAACTCTACCTCATACGATCTTTATTCAGCCGGACCAGATCGCAAGGCGGATAGCGCCGACGACGACTGGGGCGGCTAA
- the gspG gene encoding type II secretion system major pseudopilin GspG has product MRTNHRQSAFTLLEIMLVISIIVILLGVAINKLGNTTGMAKGVAVKADIQAIGTQLKLYESMNGYAPTTEQGLQALVTQPSTDPKPQRWYQLFKEIPKDPWGNNYIYLSPGRRNPTSYDLYSAGPDRRADTADDDWGN; this is encoded by the coding sequence ATGAGAACAAACCATCGCCAAAGCGCGTTCACCCTGTTGGAAATCATGCTGGTGATCAGCATCATCGTCATTCTTTTGGGAGTAGCGATCAACAAGCTCGGTAATACCACGGGAATGGCCAAGGGCGTGGCCGTAAAGGCGGACATCCAGGCGATTGGCACACAGCTAAAGCTTTACGAAAGCATGAATGGATACGCGCCGACCACCGAGCAGGGACTGCAGGCTCTCGTGACCCAACCTTCCACCGACCCGAAACCGCAGCGGTGGTATCAACTCTTCAAAGAGATTCCGAAAGATCCCTGGGGAAATAACTATATTTATCTCTCTCCCGGCCGGCGGAACCCGACCTCATACGATCTTTATTCGGCCGGACCAGATCGCCGGGCGGATACCGCCGACGACGACTGGGGCAACTAG